The Aeromonas veronii genome includes the window CGGTCTACCCCGAGCAGCTGGCCCAGTGGCAGCGCCAGGGACGCGCCGATGTGCGCCTGTTCAACACCTATGGTCCCACCGAGACCACCGTCGTGGTCACCACGCAGGAGCTGCAGAACGAGGATCCCGCCCAGGCCCAGCTGCCCATCGGCTTGCCGCTGCCCGGCATGCAGGCGCTGATCCTGGGGGCGGGGGAGCAACCCGCCGGGGAAGGGGAGCTGGTACTGTTCGGCCCGCAACTCGCCAACGGTTACGTCGGTGGCGTGCAGGGTACCTTCGGCACCCTGCGTGTGGGCGCCGAGCTGCTGCCTGTCTATCGCACCGGCGATCGGGTGCGCTGGGTGTCCGGTCGGCTGGTCTATCTCGGCCGCCGTGACAACGAGTTCAAGATAAGCGGCTATCGCATCCAGCCCGGCGAGGTGGAGGCCCAGCTGCTGGCCCTGCCCGGGGTGGATGAGGCCTGCGTGCAGGGCATCAGTCAGGGCAGCGTGCGCCGGCTGGTGGCCTTCGTGGCCGGCCCCGAGCGCGACAGTCGGGTCATCAAGGCGCAGCTCGCCAAGGTGCTGCCCGCCGCCATGATCCCCACCGACTATCGCCACTACGATCAGCTGCCTCGCACCGGATCCAACAAGCTGGATCGCAAGGGCCTGCTGGCCCAGTACCAGGCGGGCGGCGAAGCCCTGACGCTGGGCAGCGAGACAGAGAACCGGGTCGGCGCCATCTGGCAGCAGATCCTGGGGCTCGCCACCATGGGGCCGGCGGACAATTTCTTCGAGCTGGGGGGCCAGTCCCTGCAGACCATCCAGATAGTGAACAGGCTCGGTGCCGAGTTCGGGGTGCAGGTCAAGGTCTCCGATGTGTTCGATCACCCGCGCCTCGACGACTTCTGCCGCTTCCTGGACGGCAAGCTGACCGAGGACGAAGAGAGCGTGGAGATGGTGTGGTGATGGACAAACAGAATATGACCTTCGATTTTCGTGGCAAACGGGTCTGGGTAACCGGGGCAGGGCGCGGCATCGGGCGCGAGGTGGCCGAGCAGTTCGTGGCCGCCGGCGCCTCCGTGGTGGGGCTGGATCTGGCCTTCCCCTATACCGATTACCCCTTCGCCACCCGGGTGCTCGACATGCGTGACTCGGGGGCGGTCAACGCCTGTTGTGAACAGCTGCTGGCGGACGGCGGGCTGGACGTGCTGGTCAATGGCGCCGGGGTGTTGCGCCTCGGCCCCACCGAAGCCCTGAGCGATGCCGATTGGGATGACTGCCTCGCGGTCAACGCCAGCGGCGTCTTCTACCTGCTGCGGGCCCTGGTGCCCCACTTCAAGGAAGAGCGGCGCGGCGCCATCGTCACCATAGGCTCCAACGCCGCCCATGTGCCGCGCATGCAGATGGCGGCCTACTGCGCCTCCAAGGCGGCGGTCACCAGCCTGACCCAGACGGTGGGGCTGGAGCTGGCCCCCTTCGGGGTGCGGGTCAACCTGGTGTCGCCGGGCTCGACGGACACCGAGATGTTGCGCGGCATGCTGCCGGATGAAGGGGCCATGGCCCGCACCATTGCGGGGCTGCCGGATCAGTTCAAGCTCGGCATACCACTTCGCAAGATTGCGACGGCGCAAGAGATAGCCCACAGCGTCCTCTTCCTGGCTTCCGATCTGGCCAGCCATATCACTCTGCAGGATCTGGTCGTCGACGGCGGCGCCACCCTGAGCGCCTGAGGACTCAAAGACAGATGAACAATATGATCACGCTGCTCAAGCAGCTGGAGCGCCAAGGGGTCAAGCTGGCTCTGAACGACAAGGGGCAGCTCATCTCCCAGTCGAGCAAGGAGGCGGTGACCCCCGCCATCGGCGCCCAAATCAAGGCCCACAAGGATGAGCTGGTGCGTTGCCTGGCCGCCCGCGCCGCCTTCGAGGCACCTATCGCCGTCAGCGAGGAGGCGAAGAGCACCCTGCAGGGGCCGCTCTCCTCCTCCCAGAGCGGGCTCTGGTTTATCGAGCAATACGAAGAGGCCTCCCACCTCTACAACATGCCGGTCTACTTCCGGGTGCGTGGCGATCTCGATACCGCGGCGCTGGAATTTGCCTTCGATCACCTGTTTGCGCGCCACCCCAGCATGCGCACCCGCTTCGTCAAGGACGAGGCGGGCAGGGGGGCCCAGGAGATCCTGCCCCATGCCCCGTTCAAGCTGCAGATTGAAGATGTGAGCGGTGAGCCGTCTGCCGAGCGCGAGGCCTATGTGGCCCGCCGGGTGCGCGAGGAGATAGGCCGTCCCTTCTCGTTGACCAAAGGGGACTTGAGCCGGGTCAACCTGATCCGGTTGGGGACTCATGAGCATGTGCTGCTGATCACCCAGCATCA containing:
- the dhbA gene encoding 2,3-dihydro-2,3-dihydroxybenzoate dehydrogenase; protein product: MTFDFRGKRVWVTGAGRGIGREVAEQFVAAGASVVGLDLAFPYTDYPFATRVLDMRDSGAVNACCEQLLADGGLDVLVNGAGVLRLGPTEALSDADWDDCLAVNASGVFYLLRALVPHFKEERRGAIVTIGSNAAHVPRMQMAAYCASKAAVTSLTQTVGLELAPFGVRVNLVSPGSTDTEMLRGMLPDEGAMARTIAGLPDQFKLGIPLRKIATAQEIAHSVLFLASDLASHITLQDLVVDGGATLSA